The following DNA comes from Methanosarcina vacuolata Z-761.
ATACTTTCGAGCAAAATACTGATTATCACACAAAGAGACCTCCGGAGGTGGCATAAATGGTCTATCAAAATCCTGACGGAGTAAGAATCGGGCTTGAAATCCATATCCAGCTTAATAAACTTAAGACCAAGATGTTTTGCGGTTGCTCTACAGACTATCACAATGCAGCCCCAAACACTCACACCTGTCCAATCTGTCTGGGCCTTCCGGGAACACTTCCGGTTCTGAACAAAAAAGCAGTTGAAGCTGCAATTAAAGTAGGGCTTGCCCTTGAAGGAGAGATTGCGGAAGAGACACAGTTCCACAGGAAGAACTATTTCTACCCTGATCTTCCCAAAGGTTACCAGATCACGCAGTATGATTTTCCAATCGTAAGCAATGGAAAAGTCGTAATTGAAGGAGAAGATGGAGAATATACAGTAGGGATCACAAGAGCCCATATGGAAGAAGATCCCGGCAAACTTGTGCACATCGGAAGTATAGAGAAGTCAAAAGGTGTCCTTATCGATTATAACAGATCAGGCGTGCCTCTGATTGAAACTGTTACAGAACCTGATATGCGCAGCCCCAAAGAAGCTAGAAGGTTCCTTGATAAGTTCAGGAATATCCTTGAGTATCTGGATGTTTTTGACGGCAATCTTGAAGGAGCAATGCGTGTGGATGCAAACGTTTCAGTCCACTGGGGTACCCGTGTTGAGGTTAAGAACATCTCCTCGCATAAAGGAGTTGAAAAAGCTCTTCTCTATGAGATTATGCGACAGAAGAATGTAATCCGTCGTGGAGGAAAAATCTCACAGGAGACTCGCCACTTCGATGAAGGTAGAGGTGTAACGCTCTCAATGAGGACAAAAGAGGAAGCTGAGGATTATCGTTACTTCCGAGAACCTGACCTTATGCCTATGCGCATTACCGATTGGATCCCTAAAATTAAGGAAACTCTCCCTGAACTTCCGGATGCAAAACGTGCTCGTTTCATAGATCAG
Coding sequences within:
- the gatB gene encoding Asp-tRNA(Asn)/Glu-tRNA(Gln) amidotransferase subunit GatB is translated as MVYQNPDGVRIGLEIHIQLNKLKTKMFCGCSTDYHNAAPNTHTCPICLGLPGTLPVLNKKAVEAAIKVGLALEGEIAEETQFHRKNYFYPDLPKGYQITQYDFPIVSNGKVVIEGEDGEYTVGITRAHMEEDPGKLVHIGSIEKSKGVLIDYNRSGVPLIETVTEPDMRSPKEARRFLDKFRNILEYLDVFDGNLEGAMRVDANVSVHWGTRVEVKNISSHKGVEKALLYEIMRQKNVIRRGGKISQETRHFDEGRGVTLSMRTKEEAEDYRYFREPDLMPMRITDWIPKIKETLPELPDAKRARFIDQYGITDMHAKSLTSKIMLADFYEGVCAKGVDSKIAATWTADVFLGELNYRDLVISSYDGERIGFIHAKDPEIKNSIKVSAMVELVNIFAEGKISDRAAVEVIRTMLDTVEEKTPSQIIEEKGLFKAEDNLVTKAIAEAIAENEAAVQDYLGGTEKSLNFLVGQVMKKTKGTADAKTARELIIKELKG